The sequence below is a genomic window from Candidatus Omnitrophota bacterium.
GATAGACGAAGTGAAGAGGATCAATTCCTCGGGCGCTCCCGTGCTCATCGGCACACGGTCCATAGAGACCAACGAGCGCATAGGCGCGCTGCTGAAGAGGGCAGGGATCACTCATGAGCTCCTGAACGCCAGATACCACGCCAGGGAAGCGGATATAATAGCCCAGGCGGGAAGGCTGAAAGGCGTCACCGTCGCCACCAACATGGCCGGCCGCGGCACGGACATCATCCTCGGCGGAAACCCCGAATTCATAGCCAAGCAGAAAATGGCGGGGATGAAACTGGACCCCCTGATTGAAGCCGAGGCGTCATCGATTGAGCCCACGGACGATGAGGAAATAAAAAGAGCCCGGGAAATATACAAAAAGCTCTACGCTGAATCGAAAGAGGTCACCGATAAGGAACACGGAAAAGTGCTGGAAGCCGGCGGGCTCCATGTGCTGGGCAGCGAGCGCCACGAATCCCGGCGTGTGGACAACCAGCTCATAGGCCGCTGCGCGCGTCAGGGCGATCCCGGGTCGGCGCAGTTTTTTATTTCTCTGGAAGATGAACTCATGAGGCTTTTCGGCGGAGACAGGATCAAACCGCTCATGGAAAGAATAGGGCTTGAGGACGGAGAAGTCATAGAGCACCCCTTCATAAACGCGGCCGTGTCAAACGCGCAGAAGAAAATAGAGGCCATGCATTTTGACATGAGGAAACAACTCCTTGATTTTGACAATGTGCTCTCCAGGCAGAGGGACATAATATATTCGCTGAGAAGCGATGTTCTTGACGGCGAGGGCATACCGGAGGAGACACTGGGCTGGTTTGAGGATGTCATAGATTCCCGCATGGGGGAATATCTTTCCGACGCCAAATCCTTCAAATGGAACACCATCGGCTACAGCGAATGGCTGAAGAGGGCTGTTGACAGGGACACGGGACTGAGCCACGAGGATATGACGAGGATGACGTCAAATGAGATAGGCAAAAAAACCGCCGATGTGATAACGCAGGCCTGGGATGAACGGCTCGCGCAGCTGGGCGAAAAAGAGTTCGGGGGCATGATACGTTTTATAGCCATAAGGGTGATAGACCAGCACTGGAAAGAGCATCTTCTGAATCTTGATAAGATGAGGGAAGGCATAGGCCTGAGAGGTTACGCCCAGAAGGACCCCGTCGTGGAATATAAAAGGGAATCCCTCGCCATGTTCGAGGGCATGCTCGACAGCGTAAAAAAAGAGACGATGGAATTTATTTTTCATATGCAGGTGTCCGTAAACACGGCCGGGCGTCGCCGCGGCGCTCCAGGTCGTCCGTCGGGGATCTCAGCCGCGGCGGAAGCTAAAAGCGATACGGCAATTGAAATTAAAAGAAAAATAACGCCAAATGATCCGTGCCCCTGCGGGAGCGGGAAAAAATACAAAAAATGCTGCGGGAAGATCGTCTGAAAATAGCGCGTTACTGAATGTTCTATCCTGTCTTATTGTGCATCCTCAGCGGAGCTTTATACTGGGCGGCCTTTCCGCCCGCGGACATGGGCTTTACCGCATGGTTCGCGCTCGTCCCTTTTTTCTTCGCCTGCAAAGTCAAAAAACCCGCTGAGAAGATCATCCTCGGCTTTACCGCAGGGATAACGGCTTTCTCACTCAATTTCTACTGGCTGTATCCGACGATAAGAGCCACGGGGGAATCAGCGATTCTCAGCTTTTCCGCGGTGATACTGACAGGGGCTTTTTTCGCTCTCTTTACGGCGCTGTGGGCGCTGTTATCCGAAGAACACGGCCTTTATGCCGCCACATCCGGCGTGCTGTTGTCGTGGGCGGGGAGTAAAATGCTATGGTCTGTTCCGTGGTGCCCTCTTTATGTGAGCCAGGCCTCTTATCCGGCCATGCTCCAGATATGCTCGATAACGGGGCCATATTTTCTGACTTTCCTGATAATATACGCGAATCATTCCTTTTACAGGGCGGTCACCATGAGAAGATTGCGGCCTCTTATACCCGCGGCCTCTCTTATCGCGCTGACGCTCGTTTTCGGAATTTATAAAATAGGCATTCCTTTAGACGGGGAAGAATATGATATCTGCACCGTTCAGCCGAATGTCAGCCAGGACATCAAATGGGATAAGGACAATATCGACGCCGTAAAGGATAAAATCAGATTGTTTACGGCCGCTTCCATAGCGGCTGATCTTACTGTTTTCCCCGAAGCGGTGCTGCCGGGCATCATAAATTACGACGCTGATATCAGTATTTTTATATCAGAGATGGAGAGCATGAAGAAAAAGCCCTCTGTGCTGGGAGCGGCTTTTTACGGTCTGGAAGAAGATAAAAAGGGCGATTACAGGCGTGTCCTGAAAAACAGCGCCCTGCTTTTAAATCCTGCTCCGGCATCGGACGATATCTCCGGAGCGAGACAGTTTTATTTTAAAAGAAAACTTGTGCCCTTCGGAGAATTTGTGCCTTTCGGCGAATTTCTGGGGCGCTTTATCAAGGTCATAAACACTCTCGGCGGCTTTGAGTCCGGCAGCGAGGCGATAATACTTAAAGCCGGAGATCTCAGGATAATACCGCTTATATGCAGCGAGTCGGTATATCCGTCTCTCTGGAGAGGCGACGGGAATATCGCCGTTAACATAACCAATGACGCGTGGTTCGGAAAAACAGCGGCGGCCGAACAGCATTTGCGTCATGTCATCGTGGGCGCCGCTTCTTTTGGAATACCGGCGGTCTTCGCCAACAACACGGGACCTTCGGCTCTGATAGACGCCAGGGGGCGCATCATCCGGGCCACCGGGCCTTTTGAGGAATGTTCTTTTACGGATAGTGTCCGCTTGAGCGCGCGCGGAAGTTTCTACGGCAGGTATTTTGACATCACGCTCGCGGCATCAGCTTTGATTGCGGCGTACGGTTTACTGATTATTTTAAGACAAAAGCGCGTTGGCGCACTTGTATTTCAACGGAGGTTTAAATGGATAAAGATCTGCTGACCGCGATAGAAGGAATAAAAAAGGAAACGGAAAAAATGAAGGCTCTCGCCGATTTTCCGGCTATGGAGAAAAAGATCGCCGAACTTTCGGATCTCAGTCTCAAAGAGGGTTTATGGAACGACCCTCAAAAGGCGGGTAAGCTGATGAAAGAACTTGAGGGCCTGAAAAAAGACCTCGAAAGTTTCAAAAGCGTCGACAAAGAAGCTGTAAGTTTCTTTGAGATGGCGCGGATGTATGCCGATGACGAATCGTTCAGGGATGAACTTCTAAAAGAATCGGAAAAAATTTCTTCGGAAATCCGCGGGATCAACATAAAACTTCAATTCAACGATCCCTCGGACAGCAACGGCGCCATTGTCACGCTGCATTCCGGCGCCGGCGGAACGGAGGCCTGCGACTGGTGCCAGATGCTTTTGAGGATGTACACACGATGGTGCGAGAGAAGGGGCTATGAATTCAAGATCATAGATATGATCTCCGGTGACGAGGCGGGACTCAAGAGCGTCACCTTTGAGGTCGGCGGCCGATTCGCTTACGGCTATCTTAAATCCGAAACGGGCATTCACCGCCTTGTGCGGATCTCGCCATTTGATTCTAACAAAAGGCGGCACACATCTTTCGCCTCCTGTGACGTCATAGCGGATCTGGGAGAAGTCGCGGAAGTGGAAATAAAGGACTCGGACTTGAGAATAGACACCTACCGGGCCTCGGGCGCCGGGGGCCAGCATGTCAACAAAACCGATTCCGCCGTGCGCATCACGCATCTGCCGACGGGAGTCATCGTCGCCTGCCAGAACGAGCGCAGCCAGCATCAGAACAAGGCCAGGGCGATGCAGCTCCTTCAAGCCAGGCTTGTTGCCCTGGAAGAGGATAAGCGTAAAGATCAGACGCAGCGCCGTTATGACGGCATGGGCCAGATAGGATGGGGGCATCAGATAAGGTCTTATGTTTTTATGCCCTATCAGATGGCCAAGGATCTGCGCACGGGTTACGAAACGGGAAATATAAACGCCGTGATGGACGGTGAGATAGACGGATTCATAGAAGCTTATCTGACATACGGACAAAACGAAAAATGAAAAATCGCGTAAAATCTTTTCTCTCTGTGATAGCAGGCAAATACAAGGGCCGCAGGCTGGAATGCGCCGACGGGGTGCGGCCTCTGACGGGCTTGAGCAAGAAATCCCTTTTTGATATCCTCACCCCCTATATCGGCGGAGCCAGGTTCCTGGATCTTTTCGCCGGCACGGGTTCCGTGGGCCTTGAGGCTCTTTCAAGGGGCGCCTCGCAAAGCGTGTTCGTTGAGAAAAGCCCGCGGGTGGCCGAGCTTATCAGGAAAAATTTTGTCAGCGGCGGCGTGGACGCAGGGGAATACGACATCGTGCCGATCGACGCGCGGAATTATCTGGAACACACATCTGAAAAATTTGACATTATTTTTATAGGCCCGCCTTATCCTCTCATGCTGGATAAGGATTTCATGACACTGGTTTTTAATGCCCTGAAACCCGGCGGCATAGCCGTGTGCCAGCACCGCACGGGCTGCGATTTCGGCTTTCCGCAGAAAGCGGCCCGGACAAAAGTCTATGGCGTCACGACTATAGATTTCTATATCAACGAATGAAATTGACCGACAAGAAAAGCTTTGTCGGACAAAAAGACGCGGTTGATTTTCCCGGCGAGAAAATCCCCGCTCCCGTCTCGCCCTCGCTCTCTCACTCTCTCCGTTCGTTCGAACCGTGCCCGCTCCGGACTGCGACAGGCTTTTTTTATCGGCAAAGCTTTTCTTTGTACGCGCTTATAAGCTTCACGGCCTACACATTGTTTTTTACTTTCTGCGCGGCGGGATTGAACGCTTACGAGAAGGTGTTTCCCAATGAGATAGTTACCGATATGGTATTTTCCGGGAAAGTTTATCTCCACGGCGACTGTGTGATACGGGAAGGCGCGAGCGTGACGATACTCCCCGGAACGCGGATAATTCCCGACGGTGAAAACTTCTCTCTGTCATACGATCAGCGCATAGGCAAAAGGAATATAGACACTGCCATAAAAGGCAAAGCCGTGATAATCGTTGAAGGGTCGCTCGAGGCGGTCTTCGGAAAAGACCTGCAGAGCGTGATGGGTTCTATGGATGAACAGGGCGGCGCAGGCGGCATAAGATGGGGCGGTATAGTTGTCGCGGGGAAAGGCCGATTGACGCTCAAAGGCGTACAGATAAAAGACGCTGTTTACGGGATTCTTGCCGCAGGTTCGGCGGATGTATTTCTGGACAGGACCGAGATCAAAAATTGCGGCATAGGTATCATAAGCGCCAATGAATCTTATGTCCAGCTAAAAAATTCCCGGATCAGTGCCAACGCCACTTCCGGTATAGAGCTTTATGACAGCGGCCGCGTCCGCGCGGAAAAGAGCATGATACTGTCAAACAGGCAGTCGGGTGTCATGGCTCGCCACAGGAGCAATATCAGCCTGACAGGGTGCGAGATCACACACAACAGCAAAGGCCTTTACATAAGGGACGCCGCCAACGCGGATCTGGATAAGAATCTTTTTCATGCCAACGGAACAGACATAGACAGCATAAAAAAATATGAGGCAAAACCTCTGCCTGCGGTAAAAGAAGATGTGCTCTGGCGCGGGATGGTGGAGATAACAGAAGATTTTATTGTGCCTTTCGGCGCCTCGCTCAGGATAGAGGAAGGAACAAAAATATTCGTGTCGTCTTATTCCGCCAACGATCTGGATTTTGAGGCCGTTTTCGGCGACGGGAAAAGAAAAATCACTGCAGAGGGGCTGTGTGATGTGATAATTGAGGGAAATATAGTGATAGAGGGCTCATCCGATAAGCCCGTTGTTTTTATCGCTCCGTCGGGTTTCGGCAGTATCATAATGTCGGGCAAGGGAGCTTCTTCGTCTATCTCAAATCTAGTGTTCAGCGGCCGGGGAAGCGGGTTTTTCATACTTGACGAAAACGCCGCGAAATTCAAAAGCTCAGTTTTTGAGGATTTCTTCTCAGCCTTCATCCTCGCCGACGGCGCCAAGGCCTCTTTTACGGACTGCCTTTTTTCCAATTGCCGCTGGGCCGTTCTGATATATGATTCGGCCAGGCCTTTTTTTACGGGCTGCTCGTTCAGATCCAATACCGCGGCCGTGGGCATGAGCGACAGCGCGTCTCCTTTTTTCAGGAATTGCGCTTTTGAAAAAAATGAGACGGCCATCAGCGCCGCCGGGGCGGCGCGGCCGGACTGCGCGGGTTCGGCGCTCAAAGAAAACACTGATGCTTTCGTTTTTTTTGAGAACTCGTCGGGCAGAATAGCGGAAAACACGTTTGTCCAGAACAAATCCGCCGTCAGGTTAAAAGGCAAGGCATCGGCGGAGATCAACAAAAACGCTTTTATAAAGAATACGGCCGCTATCTTGATGGACGCTTCTTCCTCCAGCGAGAGCTCCGGCAACAGCTATGTGAAGAACGGCACTGACCGCGAGTACGCTCCTACGGAATCACCGACTCTGAAAGGGATCATGCCGGAAAACGAGGTGTGGAGCGGCACAATAGAACTTAAGGGAGACCTGCTCGTCAAAGAGGGCACGATCCTGCGCATAAAACCCGGCACAAAGATCCTTGCGGGGCCGTCGGAGAAAGATTTTGTTCTTTTCAGGGACATAGCCGCCGGCGGCTCGGAGATGACAAGGACGGGGCTGGTGGATATCATCGTTGAAGGCGTCATCCATGCGGAAGAGGTGACGATCTCCGGATCATCCCTCGCCGGCGAATCCTCGTGGGGCGGTTTTGTGTTTGTCAAAAATGCGGAAGGATTTTTCAAAAACACTTCGCCGGAAAACGCTGAAACAGCGTTCGCTCTTTTTGATAAGAGCGCCGTGTTCATCGAGGAAGGCATCCTGAAAAACTGCCGCAACGGGATGCTCCTGTACGGCGAAAGCGTGATGACTGTAAAGAAGTGCCGCATCACCGGATCCGAAAAAGGCCTCGGTATATTCATGAATTCCGTCTGCAATATCTCATTGTCCGTCATCACCGGCAACAACCGCGGCATCACGCTCATGGGCGGGGCTTTGAGCGCGGAAAATAATCTTATAAGCAAAAACACCACGGGAGCCGATATAATCGCCGGCGCGGCGGTGTTCAAAGAGAATAGTTTCCTCGCCAACAGCAGGGCTCTGGAAACGCGCGTCGCTTTTCAGGATCAGGACAACAAGTTCTTTGAGAACAAGACGGACATATTCGAGAATTTAGCGAAAAAATAAAACAATCCCGGTCTCATATGCGCAACAATCGTCCCGCTGAGGTACCCGTAGACGGCCGCTCAGGTATGCGCTTCGCTGCCAATTCGCTCGGGGCGCGGGTAAACCCCCTCACTCATATGGCCCGCTACGGATACCGTCAGCGGGCCGCTATGTTTAAGTCAGTTCTGTGAATTCTATATCGCCGGCGAATGCGATCTTATTATCTATTATCGCGGCGCAGCCGGTGACAGATTTGCTGCCCGCGCAGGAATCAACGGCCTTTTCAAGATCCTCCGCCGCCCGGACGCTGTTTGCCAGCGCCGTCGCAAAAGCGTCGGAAATAGCTCCTGAGGGTGATATCACGACAGCGAGGAGAGCTTTGCCGAAACTCAGCGAATGTCCTATTTGTGAGGACGAGCTCGATATTGCGCAGGGCAGAAGATTCTTTCTTATTTTCAGAGCGAATTTGTCAAAAGAGCTCCCGGTGTATAAACCGCATATAAGATCCTCCCGCGAAGAAGCGAAGATGTCGCCGCCG
It includes:
- the secA gene encoding preprotein translocase subunit SecA, encoding LCDVNYITNNELGFDYLRDNMVLSLREKVMEKREYAIIDEVDSILIDEARTPLIISGAGEEANEKYSIADSVASKLKVRFVTESEEVEAKYQEIDLKKGYDAIVDEKSHSVELTDTGIKKCEAFLSVQNMYDDIQSSWPHHITQSIRARYLFKRDSHYVVQDGEVVIVDEFTGRMMPGRRWSDGLHQAVEAKENISVRQESQTLATITFQNFFNLYDDKAGMTGTAVTEAPEFKKIYKLDVVCIPTNQDIARKKNDDQIYKTEKEKFNALIDEVKRINSSGAPVLIGTRSIETNERIGALLKRAGITHELLNARYHAREADIIAQAGRLKGVTVATNMAGRGTDIILGGNPEFIAKQKMAGMKLDPLIEAEASSIEPTDDEEIKRAREIYKKLYAESKEVTDKEHGKVLEAGGLHVLGSERHESRRVDNQLIGRCARQGDPGSAQFFISLEDELMRLFGGDRIKPLMERIGLEDGEVIEHPFINAAVSNAQKKIEAMHFDMRKQLLDFDNVLSRQRDIIYSLRSDVLDGEGIPEETLGWFEDVIDSRMGEYLSDAKSFKWNTIGYSEWLKRAVDRDTGLSHEDMTRMTSNEIGKKTADVITQAWDERLAQLGEKEFGGMIRFIAIRVIDQHWKEHLLNLDKMREGIGLRGYAQKDPVVEYKRESLAMFEGMLDSVKKETMEFIFHMQVSVNTAGRRRGAPGRPSGISAAAEAKSDTAIEIKRKITPNDPCPCGSGKKYKKCCGKIV
- the lnt gene encoding apolipoprotein N-acyltransferase → MFYPVLLCILSGALYWAAFPPADMGFTAWFALVPFFFACKVKKPAEKIILGFTAGITAFSLNFYWLYPTIRATGESAILSFSAVILTGAFFALFTALWALLSEEHGLYAATSGVLLSWAGSKMLWSVPWCPLYVSQASYPAMLQICSITGPYFLTFLIIYANHSFYRAVTMRRLRPLIPAASLIALTLVFGIYKIGIPLDGEEYDICTVQPNVSQDIKWDKDNIDAVKDKIRLFTAASIAADLTVFPEAVLPGIINYDADISIFISEMESMKKKPSVLGAAFYGLEEDKKGDYRRVLKNSALLLNPAPASDDISGARQFYFKRKLVPFGEFVPFGEFLGRFIKVINTLGGFESGSEAIILKAGDLRIIPLICSESVYPSLWRGDGNIAVNITNDAWFGKTAAAEQHLRHVIVGAASFGIPAVFANNTGPSALIDARGRIIRATGPFEECSFTDSVRLSARGSFYGRYFDITLAASALIAAYGLLIILRQKRVGALVFQRRFKWIKIC
- a CDS encoding peptide chain release factor 2; this encodes MDKDLLTAIEGIKKETEKMKALADFPAMEKKIAELSDLSLKEGLWNDPQKAGKLMKELEGLKKDLESFKSVDKEAVSFFEMARMYADDESFRDELLKESEKISSEIRGINIKLQFNDPSDSNGAIVTLHSGAGGTEACDWCQMLLRMYTRWCERRGYEFKIIDMISGDEAGLKSVTFEVGGRFAYGYLKSETGIHRLVRISPFDSNKRRHTSFASCDVIADLGEVAEVEIKDSDLRIDTYRASGAGGQHVNKTDSAVRITHLPTGVIVACQNERSQHQNKARAMQLLQARLVALEEDKRKDQTQRRYDGMGQIGWGHQIRSYVFMPYQMAKDLRTGYETGNINAVMDGEIDGFIEAYLTYGQNEK
- a CDS encoding methyltransferase domain-containing protein is translated as MKNRVKSFLSVIAGKYKGRRLECADGVRPLTGLSKKSLFDILTPYIGGARFLDLFAGTGSVGLEALSRGASQSVFVEKSPRVAELIRKNFVSGGVDAGEYDIVPIDARNYLEHTSEKFDIIFIGPPYPLMLDKDFMTLVFNALKPGGIAVCQHRTGCDFGFPQKAARTKVYGVTTIDFYINE
- a CDS encoding right-handed parallel beta-helix repeat-containing protein codes for the protein MKLTDKKSFVGQKDAVDFPGEKIPAPVSPSLSHSLRSFEPCPLRTATGFFYRQSFSLYALISFTAYTLFFTFCAAGLNAYEKVFPNEIVTDMVFSGKVYLHGDCVIREGASVTILPGTRIIPDGENFSLSYDQRIGKRNIDTAIKGKAVIIVEGSLEAVFGKDLQSVMGSMDEQGGAGGIRWGGIVVAGKGRLTLKGVQIKDAVYGILAAGSADVFLDRTEIKNCGIGIISANESYVQLKNSRISANATSGIELYDSGRVRAEKSMILSNRQSGVMARHRSNISLTGCEITHNSKGLYIRDAANADLDKNLFHANGTDIDSIKKYEAKPLPAVKEDVLWRGMVEITEDFIVPFGASLRIEEGTKIFVSSYSANDLDFEAVFGDGKRKITAEGLCDVIIEGNIVIEGSSDKPVVFIAPSGFGSIIMSGKGASSSISNLVFSGRGSGFFILDENAAKFKSSVFEDFFSAFILADGAKASFTDCLFSNCRWAVLIYDSARPFFTGCSFRSNTAAVGMSDSASPFFRNCAFEKNETAISAAGAARPDCAGSALKENTDAFVFFENSSGRIAENTFVQNKSAVRLKGKASAEINKNAFIKNTAAILMDASSSSESSGNSYVKNGTDREYAPTESPTLKGIMPENEVWSGTIELKGDLLVKEGTILRIKPGTKILAGPSEKDFVLFRDIAAGGSEMTRTGLVDIIVEGVIHAEEVTISGSSLAGESSWGGFVFVKNAEGFFKNTSPENAETAFALFDKSAVFIEEGILKNCRNGMLLYGESVMTVKKCRITGSEKGLGIFMNSVCNISLSVITGNNRGITLMGGALSAENNLISKNTTGADIIAGAAVFKENSFLANSRALETRVAFQDQDNKFFENKTDIFENLAKK
- a CDS encoding UPF0280 family protein is translated as MRIPGVGEKHFYRPRERVKNNFTLKYRHCSISVSSDADVEEECRANLPLIYGEVEDRVVADKLFAESLIPVESDDTGPVIIKNMIDAGRRAGTGPMAAVAGAIAEALFRSVRTPFGTLIIENGGDIFASSREDLICGLYTGSSFDKFALKIRKNLLPCAISSSSSQIGHSLSFGKALLAVVISPSGAISDAFATALANSVRAAEDLEKAVDSCAGSKSVTGCAAIIDNKIAFAGDIEFTELT